The segment ACCATTACCAATAGAATCAGCATCAGATCAGAGACTGAAAGCTATTCCTCAATACTATACTATCAGTTTTCTCCAATCATATGGACAAGATGTTCTATGCATTTGCTGTTCTGTTCTTCCTAGCCCTAGAAATGGGTTTTAAATCAGCAACAGAAGGTAATATTAATCTCTTATAGTTACATTACTCTAAGCTTCAAAattgttgattgaagggaatgagTTGTAGACCTGTATAAATCATATTTCTGGATTGTGTTATGGAACAGGAGTGGAGTTTGATTACAGTGGTGCAAGGGGACCTTCTCACTGGGGGGATCTGAAGGAAGAGTGGAAGACCTGTGGTCATGGAAGACATCAATCTCCGATTGATATAGTGGAGAGAAATGTAGAGATATATCCCAATCTGGGACAGTTACACAAGAGCTACAAGGCAGCCAATGCATCCCTCAAGAACAGAGGCCATGACATCATGGTAATACCATTGATTTTAGATCTGCTTTTATATACTTGAAATTATTATAAATTACTAATCTGTATTTGGAGATAGACTTTTACATTTGGGAAATAGTAAATAGTACTTTAGTGCAGGTGAGATGGGCAGAAGGTGCAGGCACCATACATGTAGATGGAACTAACTTTACTCTATTACAATGTCACTGGCATTCTCCGGCTGAGCACACCATCCATGGCAGAAGGTGATCATATAGCAGAGATCACTTCTTAATGTCTTGTCTAGGCtaaaatggtttttggcacattttgaaatatgttttagctGTTTGGAaaacatttttaaatttaaaaaggtAAGGTAGCTTTTAAATGGTCAAGTTGGGGCGAGACTCTTTTATAAATTTTTTAGAAGGGGTTTAAGTAGAGATATTTTTTAAGTGCGTTATGATATTAATATCACAATTTAACTGTATAGTTTTTGAGTCAATCTCACTGCTTCATATTTCATGAGTAAAGATATACACAAACACATCTTTCATAAGAATGAATAGTCCACTTAACACTTATTGCATATAGGTAATGTTCATAGGGGTGAACATCAGGACTTCCCAGTCACCTTCCCAAAGCTACTCTGACTCAAGCACGTCTCTGTTTATGGAGTCTATATTGCAAATCAGGCAGCAACTATTTGTAAAAGAAGACATCCAATAACATGTAGAATGGAGAAGTTAAATGGAACTGTGTTTGATCCCATTTCATTTAAGTTGTTTGATTCTTAGGTGGGTCTCCATACCCCTTACAGAAAGTGGTTTTGTTCTGAGTTGGTTCTTAAATTTGAGAAAAGTAAATTTACTCTTAGAATTTATTCCAAATTATGTCATTCAATGGGGTGAATTCAATAGAGAGCTGACTGTATTCTTATCATACAAAATCTGTACATTATTTTGTTTTGAGCTATCTTGGGATTCAAGCTCTGTGTTACAGGTATCCTTTGGAAATACATCTGGTGCACCAGACAGATGATAACAGAACAGTGGTTATTGGAATTTTATACGAATATGGAAGGCAAGATCCCTTCCTTTCTGAGGTACTTCAATCCTTCGGTCTTTATTCAGATTATTATATTTGTTTTGGAATATCTTTAAATCAATAGCGATCTGCTATTGTGTGCAGTTGATGGATCAAATCTCAGCTCTTAGTCACCACATGGAAGCAGGAGCAGAGGAGACACTGGGAA is part of the Cryptomeria japonica chromosome 10, Sugi_1.0, whole genome shotgun sequence genome and harbors:
- the LOC131057690 gene encoding alpha carbonic anhydrase 7 produces the protein MDKMFYAFAVLFFLALEMGFKSATEGVEFDYSGARGPSHWGDLKEEWKTCGHGRHQSPIDIVERNVEIYPNLGQLHKSYKAANASLKNRGHDIMVRWAEGAGTIHVDGTNFTLLQCHWHSPAEHTIHGRRYPLEIHLVHQTDDNRTVVIGILYEYGRQDPFLSELMDQISALSHHMEAGAEETLGIIDPKHIKLGSRKYYRYTGSLTTPPCTEGVIWIIVDKVRTVSRDQVRKLAMAVHDGLGKNSRPTQLENGRVVELYTPRHGISKHI